CAGTTGCGTCAAGTAGCTACCCAACATACTTCCTTTAATTTCGACCTTCCCCTTTTCGTCAGTGTATTTCGGCGACTTTGCCATGGGATTGCTTTTGAGAAGTTCTCTCTGTTTGTTCTCCTGGTGGATGATGTGCACCACGTGCCCCAGATACACTAAAGTTGGAGTGGAAATGAAGATGATCTGCATGACCCAGAAGCGGATGTGCGAGATGGGGAACTGCCAGTCGTAGCACAGATTATCGCAGCCAGGGGTGTTGGTGTTGCACACTAAGTTGGATCTTTCGTCGCCCCAAACGTTCTCGGCTCCTGCTCCCAACACCAGGATGCGGAAGATGAAAAGAACGCTCATCCATATCTTCCCGATGACAGTGGAGTGAGACTGTACCTTGTCCAGTAAGGCTGAGAGAAAGCCCCAGTCTCCCATAATTGGTCGCTCAGTTGGTCAGGACTTTGCTAAACAGGAGATTTATAGTGAGTTATTGATATTTAGATACTGTCAGAAAGCATGATTGAAAATAGCATTTTGGAGTCAGTGGAGGGAACAATTTGCTGTTTGTTTCAACTAGgctacgtatttaaaatgagctgaaacttaaatttgttaatctaattccatcatgttgtaccaacacaaatcgattgtgtggtgTTTCTTTTACAGGGAATAGCATACACTCTTAGAAAAAAATGGCACTATGTTGTAccaagaaggtacaaacccttgtcactgtggcagtacctttttatgggacaCAATTAAGACCTTAACACAAAgtaacaaatttgtaccattgcagtttttacctttaaggacatgatttgtaccattgGAAACCAAAATGTACGTTTGGTTTTTAAACTttggtacaaatctgatccataaagaccttaacagtgtcaaaaatgtgtaccaaacatttattaaaaatgccgtaaatgtttagtttacaatacctatagttttgttttaccagttgggtaacactttataataactacacactatgaatcatttattaagcataagcatctagtgaattcattatctgttaagcattaactctacattaataaacgttagtaagcagtttataactgtagCTACCAATGttgtattattgacttataaccacatttataatgtgcttaataattgtacttttataatttgtgactggttgatttttcattactaaattaagaatcgcattatttacaaatcatttgtatttaagagtagttggaggtttttaagatcattcagaatgagttagtaaatgattaatagactaatgaaatcaacatttatatcttattatttaggcatatactaatagttaatttatgtattaataaatgctttattaactcaacttcatgcagttttgtgacctaatctaaagtgaggactatttatgctttataaatcccttataaatgacaattaaaagctcagtatcaaatgaacaataatctttgcaatcttatctaaaaagtaaaattactgtaaagtttaaacattgctgaataacaggagtgtcaaaatacgacattaaattggataaaacaacaacaatagaataatttaacaatataataagatgcagtgtttaaactgtacagtaattttattttagataaggttgcaaagattttttttttacttgacacagtttaatttgtgcatcttcaaatgaatagaaatgaaagaaagtcatttatgttattattttcctGTACATattataactgagcctttaattgccatttataaaggatttataaagcataaatagtcctcactttagattaggtcacagaactggatgaagttgagttaataaagcatttattaacatgcaaattaactattagtatatgcctgaataataagatatagaaatgttaatttgaatagtttattaatcgtttactaactcattctgaatgatcttaaaaaaaacaaccaactattcttaaataactggtttgtaaataatgcaatacataatttagtaataaataattaatcattaacaaagtatgaatatatgattattaagcacattataaatgtgcttaagtcaataatacagcatttgtaactgcatttacaaactgcttactaaggtttattaatgtagagttaatgcttaacaatcaatgaatttactatttgctaatgctttataaattactcatagtgtgtagttattataaagtgttactgatgattcttgttttaatatggaacttattcataaaatcactttgcctttccagtcatatttatttccataggtattgtaataaaggagttgtccgacacttatgtacattttttatgagaacaattgtgtactttCATTTCAACTGTACCACAAggttttctgtaccatataaggtacaacttttacaaagttACCAAACTGTtcctcaaggaacattatttataccacagtgtgcctttttttctgagagtgtagtagaCCATTTAAATacactttgtgaataaacttaagtgtttaatgtttaatacgcttaaatttgaaaaagaaaaaaagcaataagttaacttaattccgtcatgttgtcccaacacaaatagattgtaTGAAACAGTGAATAGCCTACACGGTAAAAAGCGATTCactgaaaaagtgagtaaacgcaTTGCTTCAAATAACTAAGTCATTAAACTATGTAcgcaattataaaaattaaatcaacttaacagttcgAAGTTAACAGAAatatgtcagttttttttaaaggaaaattaacttgttattttttaagacaatgggtttactcttttttttaagtatttgctTTTTACAGTAGACCTTTAAAAACCACTTTgtgaataaacttaattgttttatgttcaatccacttaaatttgtaaaaactaacaagttaacttgattccatcaagttgtcccaacacaaatcgattgtggaacccagcatttttttttacaatgaatagCCTATTTATATAgacttgtatataaatatactttaatgttcaatacacttaaataaaaaacaataagttAAATACATCATGTTGTGAAACCCaccctttttttttacagtaaatacactgtaaaaagtgattacttACTTAAAGTGAATAAACCAATTGTCTAACAGGTTGACTttgcaaaaattaaaaagtaaacccattgtaacttgaaactgttaagtcgacttaatttttaaaataattatgctaattgaactcacttttttaaaactcaactgatccctttttacagtgtcagactgttttagcatgtctgttttcaaataattactggaa
Above is a genomic segment from Danio aesculapii chromosome 20, fDanAes4.1, whole genome shotgun sequence containing:
- the gja13.2 gene encoding gap junction Cx32.2 protein, which translates into the protein MGDWGFLSALLDKVQSHSTVIGKIWMSVLFIFRILVLGAGAENVWGDERSNLVCNTNTPGCDNLCYDWQFPISHIRFWVMQIIFISTPTLVYLGHVVHIIHQENKQRELLKSNPMAKSPKYTDEKGKVEIKGSMLGSYLTQLFIKIILEVAFIVGQYYLFGFIIDHKFICERSPCVRAECFVSRPTEKSIFIIFMLVVACVSLALNVLEIFYLLCRRISRRNKKCRQAMYDGESRYPGHFTTELESMNGMRHNEFNMAIQNKWSQRKGSVDAAKPEA